Proteins encoded in a region of the Marmota flaviventris isolate mMarFla1 chromosome 3, mMarFla1.hap1, whole genome shotgun sequence genome:
- the Kcnj4 gene encoding inward rectifier potassium channel 4, with protein MHGHSRNGQAHVPRRKRRNRFVKKNGQCNVYFANLSNKSQRYMADIFTTCVDTRWRYMLMIFSAAFLVSWLFFGLLFWCIAFFHGDLEASPVVPATGGPAGNGGAAPAAPKPCIMHVNGFLGAFLFSVETQTTIGYGFRCVTEECPLAVIAVVVQSIVGCVIDSFMIGTIMAKMARPKKRAQTLLFSHHAVISVRDGKLCLMWRVGNLRKSHIVEAHVRAQLIKPYMTQEGEYLPLDQRDLNVGYDIGLDRIFLVSPIIIVHEIDEDSPLYGMGKEELESEDFEIVVILEGMVEATAMTTQARSSYLASEILWGHRFEPVVFEEKSHYKVDYSRFHKTYEVAGTPCCSARELQESKITVLPAPPPPPSAFCYENELALMSQEEEEMEEEAAAAAAVAAGLGLEAGSKDEAGIIRMLEFGSHLDLERMQSTLPLDNISYRRESAI; from the coding sequence ATGCACGGGCACAGCCGCAACGGGCAGGCCCACGTGCCCCGGCGGAAGCGCCGCAACCGCTTCGTCAAGAAGAACGGCCAATGCAACGTCTACTTCGCCAACCTGAGCAACAAGTCGCAGCGCTACATGGCGGACATCTTCACCACCTGCGTGGACACGCGCTGGCGCTACATGCTCATGATCTTCTCCGCGGCCTTCCTCGTCTCCTGGCTCTTTTTTGGCCTCCTCTTCTGGTGCATCGCCTTCTTCCACGGTGACCTGGAGGCCAGCCCCGTGGTGCCTGCGACCGGGGGCCCGGCGGGCAACGGCGGGGCGGCGCCCGCGGCCCCCAAGCCCTGCATCATGCACGTCAACGGCTTCCTGGGCGCCTTCCTGTTCTCGGTGGAGACCCAGACGACCATCGGCTACGGGTTCCGCTGCGTCACCGAGGAGTGCCCCCTGGCGGTCATCGCCGTGGTCGTCCAGTCCATCGTGGGCTGCGTCATCGACTCCTTCATGATCGGCACCATCATGGCCAAGATGGCGAGGCCCAAGAAGCGCGCGCAGACGCTGCTGTTCAGCCACCACGCGGTCATCTCGGTGCGCGACGGCAAGCTCTGCCTGATGTGGCGCGTGGGCAACCTGCGCAAGAGCCACATCGTGGAGGCCCACGTGCGGGCGCAGCTCATCAAGCCCTACATGACCCAGGAGGGCGAGTACCTGCCGCTGGACCAGCGGGACCTCAACGTGGGCTACGACATCGGTCTGGACCGCATCTTCCTGGTGTCGCCAATCATCATCGTCCACGAGATCGACGAGGACAGTCCACTCTACGGCATGGGCAAGGAGGAGCTGGAGTCCGAGGACTTCGAGATCGTGGTCATCCTCGAGGGCATGGTGGAGGCCACGGCCATGACCACCCAGGCCCGCAGCTCCTACCTGGCCAGTGAGATCCTGTGGGGCCACCGCTTCGAGCCCGTGGTCTTCGAGGAGAAGAGCCACTACAAGGTGGACTACTCGCGCTTCCACAAGACCTACGAGGTGGCCGGCACGCCGTGCTGCTCCGCCAGGGAGCTGCAGGAGAGCAAGATCACCGTGCTGCCCGCGCCGCCGCCCCCGCCCAGTGCCTTCTGCTACGAGAACGAGCTGGCCCTCATGagccaggaggaagaggagatggaggaggaggcggcggccgCCGCGGCTGTGGCTGCAGGCCTGGGCCTGGAGGCGGGCTCCAAGGACGAGGCAGGCATCATCCGGATGCTGGAGTTTGGTAGCCACCTGGACCTGGAGCGCATGCAATCCACCCTTCCGCTGGACAATATCTCCTACCGCAGGGAGTCTGCCATCTGa